A region of Streptomyces deccanensis DNA encodes the following proteins:
- a CDS encoding M14 family metallopeptidase, protein MRRRARSILAAGALLLGGGAGLAPLAQAAENDGSDTEEVKVFRAEVTKKQIPLLLAAGQDGHELSEQAPEKGTASVEVYLTDKQADALEEQGVELREHRLTSKAEARVDAAGDGVYRPYSGAGNLKEEILRTGQEHPSLTKVVSLGKTLRGQDILAVKLTKNAKKTKDGAKPSVLYLSNQHAREWITPEMTRRLMHHYLDNYKTDKRIKKIVDSTELWFVISANPDGYDFTHQADGNRQWRKNLRDVNGDNAITVGDGVDLNRNFAYKWGYDNEGSSPFPTSETYRGGGPNSEPETKVLDAFEKRIGFEYGINYHSAAELILYGVGWQVASPSPDDVAYKSLAGTPENPAIPGYRPQLSSELYTTNGEANGHASNVNGAAFFTPEMSTCQTASNIDPDDAWKPEDCASVFTFPDDEKLIQQEFEKNIPFALSVAESAAKPDQPKSSVGIDAPDFTPAAFTTSYSRGADQTISVVARKSVRDKELRYRINGRGPTYDQTLKAWKGGETFGGADNLYFDEYRAKVQDGEPGDKVEVWFTGETKSGKPTKSERFTYTIAERPKADTLVVAEEGATATQTQVYVDALKANGKKALVWDVATQGAPDALGVLKHFKQVVHYTGAVRPGVATQLALRAYLNEGGKLIESGESAGGSVDLGDGTLSNDFSQYYLGAYSRTSLPNATAFAGLAKLDGFSGTLGDAPGNPLNTAGSFGVTSDALPVETFPQFASAGAGQYPGTVNPYGPYEGASMAAATHTDYAWNRLTRTIDLTSVTAADRPTLRTQLLWSTEEGYDHALLEAHTVGADDWTTLPDAGGATSTTVPTECEAGFFVQGHPALKRYLTVGAGGCTPSGTSGAWNSFTGASDGWQQVEFDLSAYAGKKVEVSLSYVTDPGSGGRGLLADNATVVIGGTPGAVDGFETSLGAWSTPGPPAGSPAVVKDWGLSGELFKTFGAVTTDDTVLLGFGLEQVVSAADRKALLGKALAALKN, encoded by the coding sequence AGCGAGATCGATCCTCGCTGCCGGCGCGCTCCTGCTGGGCGGTGGTGCGGGACTCGCACCACTCGCCCAGGCGGCCGAGAACGACGGCTCGGACACCGAGGAAGTCAAGGTCTTCCGGGCCGAGGTGACGAAGAAGCAGATACCGCTGCTGCTCGCGGCCGGGCAGGACGGTCACGAACTCAGCGAGCAGGCGCCGGAGAAGGGCACCGCGTCGGTCGAGGTCTACCTCACCGACAAGCAGGCGGACGCCCTGGAGGAGCAGGGCGTCGAGCTGAGGGAACACCGCCTCACCAGCAAGGCCGAGGCACGCGTGGACGCCGCCGGCGACGGGGTCTACCGCCCCTACAGCGGCGCCGGCAACCTCAAGGAGGAGATCCTCCGTACGGGTCAGGAGCACCCCTCCCTGACCAAGGTGGTCTCCCTCGGCAAGACCCTGCGGGGCCAGGACATCCTCGCGGTCAAGCTGACCAAGAACGCGAAGAAGACCAAGGACGGCGCCAAGCCGTCGGTGCTGTACCTGTCCAACCAGCACGCCCGTGAGTGGATCACGCCCGAGATGACCCGGCGCCTGATGCACCACTACCTGGACAACTACAAGACGGACAAGCGGATCAAGAAGATCGTCGACTCCACCGAGTTGTGGTTCGTGATCTCCGCCAACCCGGACGGCTACGACTTCACGCACCAGGCCGACGGCAACCGTCAGTGGCGCAAGAACCTGCGGGACGTCAACGGCGACAACGCCATCACCGTCGGCGACGGCGTCGACCTCAACCGCAACTTCGCCTACAAGTGGGGCTACGACAACGAGGGTTCCTCCCCGTTCCCCACCAGCGAGACCTATCGCGGCGGCGGCCCGAACTCGGAGCCGGAGACCAAGGTCCTGGACGCCTTCGAGAAGCGCATCGGCTTCGAGTACGGCATCAACTACCACTCGGCCGCCGAACTCATCCTCTACGGGGTCGGCTGGCAGGTGGCCAGCCCCAGCCCGGACGACGTGGCCTACAAGTCGCTGGCCGGCACCCCGGAGAACCCCGCGATCCCCGGCTACCGCCCCCAGCTCTCCTCCGAGCTGTACACGACGAACGGCGAGGCGAACGGCCACGCCTCCAACGTCAACGGCGCGGCGTTCTTCACCCCCGAGATGTCGACGTGCCAGACCGCGTCGAACATCGACCCGGACGACGCCTGGAAGCCCGAGGACTGCGCCTCGGTCTTCACGTTCCCGGACGACGAGAAGCTGATCCAGCAGGAGTTCGAGAAGAACATCCCCTTCGCGCTCTCCGTCGCCGAGTCCGCGGCCAAGCCCGACCAGCCGAAGTCCTCGGTCGGCATCGACGCCCCCGACTTCACCCCGGCCGCCTTCACCACGTCGTACTCGCGCGGCGCCGACCAGACGATCTCCGTCGTCGCCCGCAAGTCCGTGCGCGACAAGGAGCTGAGGTACCGGATCAACGGCCGCGGTCCCACGTACGACCAGACGCTCAAGGCCTGGAAGGGCGGCGAGACGTTCGGCGGCGCGGACAACCTGTACTTCGACGAGTACCGGGCCAAGGTGCAGGACGGCGAGCCGGGCGACAAGGTCGAGGTCTGGTTCACCGGTGAGACCAAGAGCGGCAAGCCGACGAAGAGCGAGCGGTTCACCTACACGATCGCCGAACGCCCCAAGGCCGACACGCTCGTCGTCGCCGAGGAGGGCGCGACCGCGACCCAGACGCAGGTCTACGTGGACGCGCTGAAGGCCAACGGCAAGAAGGCGCTCGTCTGGGACGTCGCGACCCAGGGCGCGCCCGACGCGCTCGGCGTACTGAAGCACTTCAAGCAGGTCGTGCACTACACGGGCGCCGTGCGCCCCGGCGTCGCCACCCAGCTCGCCCTGCGCGCCTACCTCAACGAGGGCGGCAAGCTGATCGAGTCGGGCGAGAGCGCCGGCGGCTCGGTCGACCTCGGCGACGGCACGCTGTCGAACGATTTCAGCCAGTACTACCTGGGCGCGTACAGCCGTACCTCCCTGCCGAACGCCACCGCCTTCGCCGGTCTCGCCAAGCTCGACGGCTTCTCGGGAACCCTCGGCGACGCGCCCGGGAACCCGCTGAACACCGCCGGATCGTTCGGCGTCACCTCCGACGCCCTGCCCGTGGAGACGTTCCCGCAGTTCGCGAGCGCGGGCGCCGGCCAGTACCCCGGGACCGTCAACCCGTACGGCCCCTACGAGGGCGCCTCCATGGCGGCGGCAACGCACACCGACTACGCCTGGAACCGGCTCACCCGCACCATCGACCTCACCTCGGTGACCGCGGCGGACAGGCCGACCCTGCGCACGCAGCTGCTGTGGAGCACGGAGGAGGGGTACGACCACGCACTCCTGGAGGCGCACACCGTCGGCGCGGACGACTGGACGACGCTGCCGGACGCCGGCGGCGCCACCTCCACCACCGTGCCCACCGAGTGCGAGGCCGGGTTCTTCGTCCAGGGTCACCCCGCCCTGAAGCGGTACCTGACCGTGGGCGCCGGGGGCTGCACGCCCAGCGGCACCAGCGGCGCCTGGAACAGCTTCACCGGGGCCTCGGACGGCTGGCAGCAGGTCGAGTTCGACCTGTCCGCGTACGCCGGCAAGAAGGTCGAGGTGTCGCTCAGCTACGTCACCGACCCCGGCAGCGGCGGTCGCGGCCTCCTCGCCGACAACGCCACCGTCGTCATCGGCGGCACGCCCGGCGCGGTGGACGGCTTCGAGACCTCGCTCGGCGCGTGGAGCACCCCCGGCCCGCCGGCGGGCAGCCCGGCGGTCGTGAAGGACTGGGGACTGTCGGGTGAACTGTTCAAGACCTTCGGCGCGGTCACCACGGACGACACGGTGCTGCTGGGCTTCGGTCTGGAGCAGGTCGTCTCGGCGGCCGACCGCAAGGCACTGCTCGGCAAGGCGCTGGCGGCACTGAAGAACTGA
- the gap gene encoding type I glyceraldehyde-3-phosphate dehydrogenase — translation MTIRVGINGFGRIGRNYFRALLEQGADIEIVAVNDLGDTATTAHLLKYDTILGRLKAEVSHTADTITVDGHTIKVLSERNPADIPWGELGVDIVIESTGIFTKKADAEKHLAGGAKKVLISAPAKDEDITIVMGVNQDKYDPANHHVISNASCTTNCVAPMAKVLDENFGIVKGLMTTVHAYTNDQRILDFPHSDLRRARAAAENIIPTTTGAAKATALVLPQLKGKLDGIAMRVPVPTGSATDLVVTLQREVTKDEVNAAFKKASEDGDLKGYLAYTEDPIVSSDIVSDPASCTFDSSLTMVQEGNSVKILGWYDNEWGYSNRLVDLTVFVGGQL, via the coding sequence GTGACGATCCGCGTAGGCATCAACGGCTTTGGCCGCATCGGTCGTAACTACTTCCGCGCGCTGCTGGAGCAGGGTGCGGACATCGAGATCGTGGCTGTCAACGACCTGGGTGACACCGCGACCACCGCTCACCTGCTGAAGTACGACACCATCCTGGGCCGTCTCAAGGCCGAGGTGTCGCACACCGCCGACACGATCACCGTGGACGGCCACACCATCAAGGTCCTCTCCGAGCGCAACCCCGCGGACATCCCGTGGGGCGAGCTGGGCGTCGACATCGTCATCGAGTCCACCGGCATCTTCACGAAGAAGGCCGACGCCGAGAAGCACCTCGCCGGCGGCGCCAAGAAGGTCCTCATCTCGGCTCCGGCCAAGGACGAGGACATCACCATCGTGATGGGTGTCAACCAGGACAAGTACGACCCGGCGAACCACCACGTCATCTCCAACGCCTCCTGCACCACCAACTGTGTGGCGCCCATGGCCAAGGTCCTCGACGAGAACTTCGGCATCGTCAAGGGTCTGATGACGACGGTCCACGCCTACACCAACGACCAGCGCATCCTGGACTTCCCGCACTCGGACCTGCGTCGCGCCCGCGCCGCCGCCGAGAACATCATCCCGACCACCACGGGCGCCGCGAAGGCCACCGCGCTGGTCCTCCCGCAGCTCAAGGGCAAGCTCGACGGCATCGCGATGCGCGTCCCGGTCCCGACCGGCTCGGCCACCGACCTGGTCGTCACGCTGCAGCGCGAGGTCACCAAGGACGAGGTCAACGCCGCGTTCAAGAAGGCCTCCGAGGACGGCGACCTCAAGGGCTACCTGGCCTACACCGAGGACCCGATCGTCTCCTCCGACATCGTCAGCGACCCGGCCTCCTGCACCTTCGACTCCTCCCTGACCATGGTCCAGGAGGGCAACTCGGTGAAGATCCTCGGCTGGTACGACAACGAGTGGGGCTACTCCAACCGCCTCGTCGACCTCACGGTCTTCGTCGGCGGCCAGCTCTGA